The sequence below is a genomic window from Mercenaria mercenaria strain notata chromosome 14, MADL_Memer_1, whole genome shotgun sequence.
TTAattatagttttattttcaagGATTCAACGTTTACTTAAAAGATAAGTCCGATCGATATGAACGTTACATAAAACTTTTGGTTGAAGGCGGGCGATTTGTATTGTCTGCtctaattaaaacaaaatgtcaggaAAGCGATTTGAGATGCAAACTGGATGAGAAAAAAGATATACTTAGGGAAAAGATCACTGATTCGGAACATTTAGCAATTCTCTATCCATCTGCCTCAGATCGTTTGGCAGCCCCGTTGGATTTGTCAGTTTGGGACATTTCGTTACTGACTGGGGTATTACTGTATGCTTTTGAATGCAGTGTTGATCTGAAGGAGGCAATAGACAATCTGTACCATGCACGGAAGAACTACGCAGAGGTAGCAGTTAAATCGTTAGATCCGGACAACTTCGTTGACTACCTATCTGATCTCAAATACAGCATTAATGTTGCTAAAAATTATCTAAATTCGGAAGAGAAATCTCgcattaatgaaatattggaaGAGAGTAAGAAAAAAGCAAAGGAAGATGGCTCATTTAAGACATGCATGGAGGAACTCAAATCGGAGGGTTTGCAGATGAAAACATTTTCAGACATTCATAAAGGTAAagctaaattatgaattttatgtCATTGTGATGTTGCTATAATATTTTGCTTCAATTATTTATAAGAgacaataattatgtttttgtctaaaatgatcaagaaaaacaattaaacatgttCCTTAAATGGGGATAGatgtaaataagaaaaataaaatctgcaCTTCTCGTTTTTTTCAGAGATTGTTCAGAAAACGAAAGAAACACTTCAACAAATGATTACACATGGAATAAGCTTTGACAGTAATCGAAGTATGCTattatctttgattttttttactgttgCAATTGCAGATTTTGTATACGTTTTACTAGTTTAGTTAATTTCTTCATACTATTTCTCCATACGGAATAATAGTTACTCCATGTCCGATTATGATAATAATTGAGAATGCAGCATTTTAGGTCTCTTTGTATTTTCAGTGCTAGAATTGAAAATGATAACTGTTGGATCCGATGAAGAGAAGAAGAAAattgctgaaaatattttgtttgaagtgTGGCAGATCGCATTGgatcaaacaaaaaacaaaggcAATTTTCAAGAAATCCAGGAGGAAGTTAACAAGATTTTGAAAGAGATAAAGAAGTCaaagaatatacaaaatatatccgTTGAACAGAAATGTGTCCTTCTGCAGACTGCAAGTAGGGAACCGTGTGACATGTTGGCCCTTATTGAATATTTCGAAAGTGACTTATTCCACAAAACCTTGGATGATATAGGTAAAGCGGTTGGATATCATTGCGATACGATTGTTGCAATATGTTCAAATGTGACCATTGAATCACTCCATGACATACTTAATGAACGTAAGTACCACCGACTTAATTACTTACTAGtgttaaacattaatattttatgtttggaTAGATATTGGAGTTGTTTGATAGGAGATGAGCATTGTGGGTAAATTGTCAACAACTGCCTTTCTTATATGTCTACCTTCTCTGTGAAAATTTGTTGACAATAtagtataattcaaataattcattttacaGAGTTCAAACATATTGATTATTCTGAAAGCTCTCTGCATCAGTATTGAGTTTTATCAAATTAGTATTTTAGTTGTTTCTCCAGTGTGCACGTTCTACTCTCgaagtaataaaaataaagaaaacatagaatataTCGGTTCTCTTTATCCATTATGTTGTTCAACTATAAACACTAATGCaaaatgaaatcattgatattcacAAATATTATATTATCCGTTATTGCAATTAGAAAATACGAGGCTATTTAATGTGCCAGCTCACATTATGCGCAGTGATTCAGAAGGTTAGTTTTTAATTCATGAAATCAacatgacgccatcttgttttgaaaaacaacttTAGAAGATTTATTAGTGTAAGGTTTCTCTTTATAAACGACATTCAATGATCAATAGTTATGTGGATACCATGTATTAATTTTACTTTTACATATTgcattaaatatgatttttttcactgATATTCTCAGGTATGTCATCTACAGCATGTAATAAACATTTATAGAAATGGAGTGGTATTGCTGAATACGAACGTTTCCACCAGAGTCATGTTTTCATTTGCACTTAATCTTTATTTGAATCTATCATTTACATAAGAGTCGTATCGGCTATATGAGAAAAAGGATTAGTAAATTTTGAATATATGTAAGTTGCTGTTCTTATTATTTTCGTTATCGTTAATGTACAGAGCATCTACCAAAGCAACAAGAAAGTGGTATAAGAGTTCCAATTACTTTTTCTTCGCCAGCCGCCATGATGGAATTGTGGAAATTATTTCGAAGTGAGCAATTTTTAAATAGCACAAATGCTATAGCGGAGAAGTTGTCAAAACATTCGAACACACCAGTTACCCTGAAAACGTTCACAGATATGAAAGAGTTTAACGACGTCTTTGATGAAGGttggttttaaaattgtttttattatttgaataaaagAAGTGATGGATAGCTTTTGAAGTTCCCTACAGGAGAAACGGACAGGGTGTTTGTACTTGCAGAATGACGCATGTTTGCCCGCCCTATATCTATAGTTGCACAAACGAcgttcaaatatgttttaaacacGTTGAAATATGGTGTCTCAAACAAAGTATTTTGTAGTGTAGACCTGTCTTTAAGGAGAAATAAATAACAAGTTCAGTAAAAGCAATTTCATGAAAGCTTTGATTTGAGTATACCAATGTTGTGACAACCAAAATTTCATTGTACTGAAATAAAAGAAGTGAGGCTTTGCAATAAGTTATACCAATGATTTCAAATATCTCATACTTCCACCATTCCACCATTAAATCAAGCCATTACAATATTAATAGAAAAATGTATCTCCTTCATATAAATTACCttatatataaattgaatattcCGCAGAGACTGAGCAAAGTAGTACAGACAGCGAAAGTAATGATTCCCTGACTCAAGACAGTAGCCGAATGTTAGACACTGAATTAGATTTCCCATACAAAGGAGATGTAGCTGGACATCCAGCTGATCAATCGTcccaatttgacaaaaaaaaaggtcAGTATAATTCACTTCTCTGACTTCTGGGcccatatttatcaaagttttagACGTACACTTTAAAAtgctaatttttcattttttatgtcatTGTTAAGCTAATACAGATTCTAATATCACATTATGTAGGtagtgtaactaaaaatacaaacaagtaggaactatctattttagatatatgtgtagttaactgcgtGAAagtacaaggactgaaaaaaaattaaaatatcattttctgaaaaagagttatttgagctgaaagaAATGATCCCAggaaaaatatttggaaaaaatggagacaactctgctaAGCCCTTgtggtaggcttaggtggctatagacctagaacctcatgcaaaccatgcactttttacctctaagcagggaaaagcatgcataattgccacatggattagcaatctgaattgtaaagatcaaataagttaatgcacTGGGGAAATTgagacattttctgtggtgaaatttttcaacagacggtttttaaaaaaaagtcaaaacccacagaatttcacaaggtgaaatatgatgaaaaggctactgctggaaagagaacaatctcaactatccatatatatatacgtcaaagtatggaaaaatatgtagacatatgagaaaatcgaagaaatcaatttcaggactgttagatgcatgactgtgttatcatgcatagcatttaacatagataggttacttttcctttgcactgatataacatgggcaggattaggattaacaaacggtgtccACTCAACAATTTTACtatataaacggattgtttcccttgtgtaaaaaaggcttagggtaagtctctacattaTGTGAATGTGCTTTCTGCAGATACAGACAGCAAAGTGATATGAACTAAAATAgacaatttaaatatttgtcttttcggATTTATCCTGCCCGCTTAGCTAAATAGggagatctacggatcgcggtgtcgtAAATTCGATACCCgagcgaggcatatgttctccgtgaatatttgataaaatacattatgtCTGAAATGATTCGTTCTCCATCTCTTATTCACGTGGGGAATTGGGCAGTAAGCAGTAGCAGTACCAGCAGTAACACTACAGCAATAACAGTAGAAGCAGTAGAAGTAACAGCATAAGCACTAGCAGCAGTAGAAGTGAGCGGTGgcaatagcagcagtagtagcagttgcaATAAAAGCAATCGCATATTTAGCCCGAGTTAGATTTAAATTTCAGAAACTTGTAACTGTAAAAGATACATCAGATCAGAAAATATGGCAAAGAACagataatttgataaattaaaaatgattctaGATTAATTATACGGTGCTTGAACCGTTTGgcttgaaaaaaatacaccctaTAACATATAAGTTGCATGAAACTTAttaatttccttctttttttcatACAAACAATAACTTCCTCATATATATCCAGTTCGTAACATGTACACCTgccaaatatctaaaaatatggAATTGTTATACTCATTTAGAGaagaatttatgacaaataagaATGCGTTTTCTTAAACAGTTGAAACTGATTTAGACCCCCTTTATTTTCTTATGAATGCAAGGTTCGCTTTTCGTGGTGTACGaagaatatatatgtaataacatTTGTAAACTGTAGTTGATATACTTATAGTACCCTCTAGTGTTCGCAGTACCCATCATGAAAGATAATCCATTAGATGTTAGTATAAATTGGTCCTTTTTTCGTCCAGCGTCTTTTTTCACTCAACCTAAAAatcttcattttgaaatatattttagtagaTTTTAAAGAGAAATTCTAAACTCATTTGTTTTCGGCGACTTAGATGCAAAACATCAAAAGTCTATTTGTGTACATCATCTCTACAGAAAAAGACGGGGAAAAAGTTGTACGAATACTAGTACTACAGTAACTATAGATATAAAAATGCAGGCTACAACCCATGCAATTTTGATGTGAAAAGAATAATGTCTATTTTTAGCATATTGCACACTCGAATATTTTCCACAAAAGCTACttctctttcttttaaatttcttttatcacACGAGTTCTTTCGTCCGTCCGGGATAACCTGAACGTATTGCAAATTCAAATATGAAATCAATATTccgaaaaaaaacactttaagatGAATGAGTAAACACTTAAAAACTTATATATCTGCGAATACAAGCCGTTCAAAACATTAGAAATAAACTTTCTGGTAAATATCGTGCCATTTCTTTTCACTTTATTTAAAAGTTAAGTTTGAATTATACCTCCAGCTGATTTTGGACTTTACAATTTAAAGCATACCGGgactttaaagtaaataacattttaatgatTACACGTTGATTTTGTAGAGGATAAAGATATATCAAAAGTTTACTTTTCTTATCTCGaccattgaaaatatattttctcttcAATGACCTATCAATCAAACTAAAGAAATATCCTTAAGGATATCTCGGTTGCTCTGCAAACTGATCGATATCATTACAAATGTTAGAACCTGTTTGTAAGAAATGTCAACAGCTTGTGAAAGTCGTCTGCTTAACGTCaggaaatattttgatataaaatctgTTTTGGAAaatagaatttctggttaaactAATAATTTTCTGAATATGTATGCAATGATGTATTAAGCAATAATAAGTAATCTGGCAAAATGctataaacaacaaaacaatgtaATTAAaccttaaataataaatatcagTCAATATAGCTATTACTGTGCTTTAGTATCACCCTCTTATTATGAATAATAGTGTAATGTTAAATAGTTTATAATATCATTTCCAATAAGAAACCGACCATATATGTTTCTTTATATACAATACTTCAGTATAGTTATAATTGACCGTACGAATCTAAAAGTTGACGTTTGTTGTATCGAAATAACGATGTAGATTATTGTAACAGACGAACcttgaattttgtttaaaaacaggtACAGTTAATAAAAGAGGTTGCTTTTACTTCTTATATCTACTTATTACTATTATGTCTATACATTGTTATTACAAACAGAAACTGAAATTCATCGAATAAAAAGTCTATGGACGAACTTAACCCTTActatgctggacatgattgattctgcctttgcgagctatgtagatcatgatcagcctgcacatccttgcagtctggtcatgatctgcactgttcgctattcagccagtatctttttggttaacaCCCCTTtcgacagttaatggtactgtccaaattggaagatgaaccagtccattttagaaatttagcaggctgaagAGTAAAAAGTCAATATCCTGTTTGAAAGCCTGTCTTGTGGAACGTTTACATTTTAACGTTACAAGCAGATGAAGTATAGTTTTGATGGTCTGATGcactttcttctttatttttgtattgtaataaatttataatttaatattctttctttaatttgattctgttagataacatttttatttttgaacaaataaTAGCGTGAAAGTAGCTACTAGTatcagacttaaaacattttgaaataccatTTTTATCTCTGAACATGTTAGGAAGAAAATAGCTGATAGTATTAAGAATTTATAAGATTCTGAGAGACTATTTTTATTTCTGGACAAGAGTTAGCATGAAAGTAGCTGCTAAAATCAGACTTTATATGTTTTTAAGATACTGTCTATCTCTGACCATGAGTTAGCACTAAAATATCTGTTAAAATCAGATTTTATAAGATTTTGAGATAGTATCTTTATTTCTGAACAAGAGTTGGCATGGAAATTGCTGctgatatcatattttatatgattTCGAGATATTGTCTTTATTTCTGAACAAGAGCCAGCATTGAAATAGCTGTTTATATCTTTGAAGGTGATCTTGCTATGAATAACGTGCTAAAAGTTTTCGCCTTACAACAAGAAATCTGATAAGATTGAACACTAATATATATTATTGAAAGAGGAGAATTGTATCGACTTATTACACTTTACATAACATGCAGTTGAACAGCAAACTTTTGAATGAGATTTAAACAATATCTTGGAATAGGTAACAATTTACAAATATAGATAGTTTTTAAATTGCTAAA
It includes:
- the LOC128548113 gene encoding uncharacterized protein LOC128548113, yielding MEELKSEGLQMKTFSDIHKEIVQKTKETLQQMITHGISFDSNRMLELKMITVGSDEEKKKIAENILFEVWQIALDQTKNKGNFQEIQEEVNKILKEIKKSKNIQNISVEQKCVLLQTASREPCDMLALIEYFESDLFHKTLDDIGKAVGYHCDTIVAICSNVTIESLHDILNEQHLPKQQESGIRVPITFSSPAAMMELWKLFRSEQFLNSTNAIAEKLSKHSNTPVTLKTFTDMKEFNDVFDEETEQSSTDSESNDSLTQDSSRMLDTELDFPYKGDVAGHPADQSSQFDKKKDTDSKVI